A genomic segment from Paralichthys olivaceus isolate ysfri-2021 chromosome 22, ASM2471397v2, whole genome shotgun sequence encodes:
- the LOC109634807 gene encoding zinc finger protein 638-like isoform X4, with translation MSHPLYNPYDSGNQSSTQGPYGLSSVQAERDPQRATNVLGPGSSFCSSATSSATPANHGGKIPSLLNYRPEQGPARMNIGDIQRSVNSHISRAREEGTSIGQSTRFNHTHRDEIHSSGAGTTSYQMSSASVGHRHSDVGSRSSSLDWLPCYERSTADASSNFFSSPASCRRTTSGGSTFNASSERQRDGQSVPELGDYDYRVPDKPAAPTETTHPMYTSESASSILLNFGLEREDLEYLVQYPEDQLTPAKLPFILRQIRIQKTSRAMTAVESKPYPEPQPFRGVSGRDHSSGGSSAVLQPSKVIDYGHTSKYVGGAADEVGRNSGRSANSGGSGSMLLVNTNNSSHSEEPPQKKGSSVANSSYNSVQSSLAPPCIDPAKRLKTQPNQTPPTIVSSSMPSKDRDRTVYTPETCKPLPLKERETDSKLASMTQPSCTLFRGVYPNRPGLVVIGNSDGSGTKNQSATQGKGSVVAEQKQVQQRQQNLMQQKQVQQNPMQQNPMQQNPMQQNLMEQIQIQQIRMQQIQMQQNQMHQMQQSQMRPMHQMPQSQMQQSDRQPQKQPDRLTIIPHPIIKPPPQPLLSPMNFLQSQTPSSSQGPANRPVSKGLPASAMMYDYAAASPKVFPHTCSLCFKECSQMKDWISHQNTSLHLESCRVLRTQYPEWNGDIALKPRDAGKDGKSSSSASPQTSQQRHKKNSHGSHSRSRSPRRHYSSEGRGEKRSRSRSPRSSRYIHSSQSRSRSPRYDRHRSRSRSQERRGRRGERSPPKRSDMRRSPPRRTNVKKSLPLRTDVKRSPPRRSDARRSPQKRSRERRSSSERSPQQRNSSTERLAQKFLQNTDVQSLSKQTDLEAVVKTLLAKITKMNSSSSSSTSSTKGGNNSTSTPSAGRKGNSSAASSSSSSSVAKKKMTSSTKANLQKSDVSVSTKTQSGTSTSSPSTQVRLEGVLSSVAHSEMVTAMEQYGKVESVVMHRQKLQAVVSFEKEEDAEKLRSLKRIKMRGFPVTVIKEGDTEPKKIPLKKPSVSSVSTSQTSKSTKPTTSRKVPSTSQKTSLTRPKKPLSSASGNKGTTTGKCQKTAVKDSSSVTEAKVLVSKPGTVSSEPIVKTATSEMQQEKTVEVSKSKKETVAEPTNVSDSVPEVKVPVETASASQEPETPVDNMAAAEDPTKEKVEEKAEKPQTVTSESTLSENCAESKELDSKVQPSVVVLEEAVKAEMGNVTELKHEPEPVRIDAVANDAKEAEPMELVETGVDVAEPMEVESCAEGKEEKLTNVEAVLEKSSESQLPACKDETGPPTVPPPNTEADPKPADTSSQKSQPDMKTETAAEASSLVPEPESAAPDSAAPESTELSAASGLGTTMEASQPPSSTEEVEKSTMGKEDPASAVKNQMDPKSAEEATVVDKVSAEPTAGAVIKLQPAAPNEPVTGEDVAAEPTSTAAGDVAVEEDDEEVGTEIVPDSTVGPQTNEDVEKVVEKEEVSTTTMDAPADGNSVPADSNTSAVASKETSTDLPRITQDVFRAIKAAVRRHRLTQEMQTQSEENESSSNSNISSLSVKDEATHQEKGQDDLHTSGSFTFDEPNFNTRDFVTVDEIADDVEEMSPDPRSSSSSKQSSTAIQETQSSDTSSAPKQTSTRSLKDSKSSASSSSKSTKDFMKRSSSAMSTSVSPKTMDSSKPSKSPASSSPSFLSLETSPSACHKAQQSKSKSSSCDVRPSSAAREMVKMLSAAVSVERLPGSQREAAKESAVAKTDHKVSAEGIAAKTVESETKIEKSSEMHPPAQGQRSGLSQDQNLETDLKDTSLKDLEKEKKKEEEEEDDCETYEILDSFDHQTNEYIDDWDQVGSSDTKPPEPENGQSLQEENFQVLDSVNDDDEARSERSCEKELDTSFQVVDSGTEDKRATPEEESYLVADGRSTAKQLSQEGIQVGNTSDDKPAIEDSTIKHNEDSVQVLDTGVKQAARDEEDAKRTQNEEGEVLAVMTSAESCKPSKQVEKPDDQIPKDEDQPLKVCDNKDSEVTEETFQILDSTDDQTAMDHDGQNIEALTDQMSKEEEEDANKVVDSVEDQPTTTQSDNKEKKTAKPDATSRRDDRSSKRSGLRTRASRSEEKVKSPEKQDRMVKKSETPRDTTAKRPQKDQDAEEEKVYEIVDSIEEELGQDAAATERTDRRRSGRGKKEDKMTLNLTEASEKEDEEASYEILDSVEDETEEPVVMTRSTRGRRERTTKKDQTRKEDTPTRRRRTPARESQEKTTKTEKNASPKESSPTQKSDIPAREEIDEDATYEILDSVEDEVLKDDPPTTGGKGKRGRPKKAVKSTRKDIVTLKGDKDASEKEADEEKVSYQILDAVEDEMVDDGPPPEELKSGRKKKTSKNDEKQREASLRGLSKNEEEEPVYQIVDSVEDDQVQEEMTTEVSEGGTKETSKTKDETRPKEEEAAVTETPTFRIIVEASENVVTKDLDHDPSAGPENRERSSKASIKKEGASTTKSQSDPTTPEVEKNQKPSGESDATAPMSSLVNLDEVSDEEEDYPEDIAEEEELRERKAAAKEKELTRERRSRSSSGGHRGKTMERGREKEEEVDTKELVTLDEVGADEPGEEMALNGSDVEITAEEMQGLVTLDEIVEEDEEEEGKGGQGVIEPRPPSKDDESLDSLNPENLLTLDEAGEDEEEKVDEAEKTTSAKRKYDDDTEENVNFVTVDEVGEVEEEEEDKAPRTRGRAKKRTRKTPVRKSTRGRKVGAEDEREKQESGSEAPPPTSLDASEVEGANLPDIAAVSAVQELQPESLGGGEEEEDGGSSADVKVVSKRKNEIVGPEAKRSRSQSPSVPADFKLPPFRANQPLGQEFVVPKSGYFCNVCRVFYLNESRAKDVHCSSQTHYNNLQAHYQKLQQKLSRSSTPNSQGFISD, from the exons ATGTCTCATCCCCTTTATAACCCGTACGACTCGGGGAACCAGAGTTCCACCCAGGGGCCATATGGACTCTCTAGTGTGCAGGCAGAGAGGGACCCTCAGAGGGCAACCAATGTCCTGGGACCGGGGTCCAGCTTCTGTTCTTCTGCAACTTCTTCTGCAACTCCTGCCAACCACGGTGGAAAAATCCCATCACTGCTGAACTACAGGCCTGAACAGGGTCCGGCCAGAATGAACATAGGGGACATACAGAGGTCTGTCAACTCGCATATTAGCAGAGCCAGAGAAGAGGGGACATCCATAGGCCAGAGCACTCGCTTTAACCACACTCACAGAGATGAGATTCACTCCTCAGGCGCAGGGACAACTTCCTATCAGATGTCCTCTGCCTCTGTTGGACACAGACACTCTGATGTTGGAAGTAGAAGCAGCTCCTTGGACTGGTTGCCGTGCTACGAAAGATCAACAGCAGATGCTTCCTCgaattttttttcatcaccTGCTTCTTGTCGCCGTACCACGAGCGGTGGCAGTACGTTTAATGCGTCCAGTGAAAGACAGCGTGATGGACAGTCCGTTCCAGAATTAGGTGATTATGACTATCGTGTGCCAGACAAACCTGCAGCTCCGACTGAGACAACTCACCCCATGTACACTTCCGAATCTGCTTCTAGCATCCTTTTAAATTTTGGACTTGAAAGAGAGGATTTGGAATATCTCGTCCAATACCCTGAGGATCAGCTCACCCCTGCCAAACTTCCGTTCATCTTGCGGCAAATCCGCATTCAGAAGACCAGTAGGGCTATGACTGCAGTTGAGTCAAAACCCTATCCTGAACCCCAGCCATTCAGAGGTGTCAGTGGCAGGGACCATAGTTCTGGAGGGTCCTCTGCTGTTCTCCAGCCCAGTAAAGTGATTGACTATGGACATACTAGCAAATATGTTGGAGGGGCTGCGGATGAGGTGGGAAGAAATAGTGGCAGAAGTGCAAACAGTGGTGGGAGTGGCAGTATGTTGTTAGTGAACACTAACAATAGCAGCCACAGTGAAGAACCACCTCAAAAGAAAGGTAGCTCTGTCGCCAACTCTTCATACAATTCAGTGCAGAGCTCACTTGCTCCCCCATGCATTGATCCAGCAAAGCGATTGAAGACCCAACCAAACCAGACACCTCCAACAATCGTTAGTTCTTCTATGCCaagtaaagacagagacagaacagtTTATACGCCTGAAACCTGCAAACCCCTTCCATTGAAAGAACGAGAGACAGATAGCAAGTTAGCATCAATGACCCAACCCTCTTGCACTTTGTTTCGTGGTGTGTATCCTAACCGACCTGGTCTTGTGGTCATTGGCAACAGTGATGGCAGTGGCACTAAGAATCAGAGCGCAACTCAAGGTAAAGGGTCAGTTGTTGCTGAGCAGAAGCAggtgcagcagaggcagcagaacctgatgcagcagaaacag GTGCAGCAGAACCCGATGCAGCAGAACCCGATGCAGCAGAACCCGATGCAGCAGAACCTGATGGAGCAGATCCAGATACAACAAATCCGAATGCAGCAGATCCAGATGCAGCAGAACCAAATGCATCAGATGCAGCAGAGCCAGATGCGCCCGATGCACCAGATGCCACAGAGCCAGATGCAGCAGAGTGACAGGCAACCACAGAAGCAGCCAGACCGATTAACGATTATCCCTCATCCCATCATTAAGCCGCCACCTCAGCCACTCCTGAGCCCGATGAACTTTCTTCAGTCCCAGACGCCTTCCAGCAGCCAGGGTCCAGCAAACAGGCCAGTGTCCAAGGGGCTGCCAGCGTCGGCTATGATGTACGACTATGCAGCGGCCTCACCAAAAGTCTTTCCACATAcctgttctctgtgtttcaaAGAATGCTCGCAGATGAAG GATTGGATCTCCCACCAGAACACTAGTCTTCACCTTGAGAGCTGCAGAGTCCTGCGGACACA ATACCCTGAGTGGAATGGTGACATCGCACTCAAACCCAG GGATGCAGGGAAAGACGGCAAGTCCTCGTCCTCAGCCTCTCCGCAGACTTCCCAACAGCGTCACAAGAAAAATAGTCACGGAAGCCACTCCCGCTCCCGCAGCCCTCGTCGGCACTACAGCTCGGAGGGTAGAGGAGAGAAACGCAGCCGATCGCGATCACCGCGCAGCTCCAGATATATTCACAG TTCCCAGTCTCGTTCACGTTCTCCACGATATGACCGTCATCGGTCGCGTTCAAGGAgccaggagaggagggggagaagaggTGAAAGGTCCCCGCCAAAGAGGAGTGACATGAGAAGGTCCCCTCCGAGGAGGACAAACGTGAAAAAGTCCCTGCCATTGAGAACTGACGTGAAAAGGTCCCCGCCAAGACGGAGTGATGCGAGAAGGTCCCCACAAAAGAGGAGCCGAGAAAGACGATCGTCCTCAGAGAGGTCCCCTCAACAGAGAAACAGCAGTACAGAGAGACTGGCTCAGAAATTCCTGCAAAACACAG ATGTCCAGTCTCTGTCCAAACAGACTGACCTGGAGGCTGTGGTTAAAACTCTACTCGCTAAGATAACCAAGATgaattcttcttcctcctcgtccACTTCGTCGACCAAAGGAGGAAACAATTCGACGTCTACTCCCTCTGCTGGAAGAAAGGGCaactcctctgctgcctcttcATCATCGTCCTCCTCCGTAGCAAAGAAGAAGATGACATCATCAACCAAGGCCAACCTGCAGAAGAGTGATGTAAGTGTTTCCACAAAGACTcag TCAGGTACTTCGACATCTTCACCCTCAACCCAGGTGAGGCTGGAAGGGGTTCTTAGTAGTGTCGCCCACAGTGAAATGGTTACTGCGATGGAGCAGTATGGAAAAGTTGAATCAGTCGTAATGCATCGGCAAAAACTGCAG GCGGTGGTGAGTTTTGAGAAAGAGGAAGACGCTGAGAAACTGAGGAGcttaaagagaataaaaatgagAGGATTCCCCGTCACTGTCATCAAAGAGGGG GATACTGAACCAAAGAAGATTCCTCTGAA AAAACCGTCCGTTTCCAGTGTCTCCACATCTCAAACCTCTAAATCCACAAAACCCACGACCTCCAGAAAAGTTCCCTCTACATCTCAGAAAACTTCACTCACTCGTCCAAAAAAGCCTTTATCTTCAGCCTCTGGAAACAAAGGAACAACAACAGgcaaatgtcagaaaacagctGTTAAAGACTCATCCAGTGTCACTGAAGCAAAAGTCTTGGTTTCCAAACCAGGGACTGTCTCGTCTGAACCTATCGTCAAAACGGCAACATCTGAGATGCAGCAAGAAAAGACAGTCGAGGTCAGTAAATCAAAAAAAGAGACTGTTGCTGAACCAACTAATGTCTCAGACAGTGTCCCTGAAGTAAAGGTCCCAGTAGAGACAGCCTCAGCTTCACAGGAACCTGAAACACCAGTGGACAATATGGCTGCAGCAGAAGATCCAACAAAAGAAAAGGTTGAAGAAAAAGCTGAAAAACCCCAAACTGTGACATCCGAATCCACATTATCAGAAAATTGTGCAGAGTCAAAAGAGTTAGATTCAAAGGTTCAACCATCTGTGGTGGTGCTGGAAGAGGCTGTCAAGGCTGAGATGGGAAATGTGACTGAACTGAAGCACGAACCAGAACCTGTCAGAATCGATGCAGTGGCCAACGACGCTAAAGAAGCTGAACCGATGGAGCTTGTGGAAACAGGAGTTGACGTGGCAGAGCCCATGGAAGTAGAAAGTTGTGCTGAGggcaaagaagaaaaactgacaAATGTGGAGGCTGTTTTAGAAAAATCCAGTGAGAGTCAACTACCAGCCTGTAAAGATGAGACCGGACCTCCTACTGTTCCACCTCCAAACACAGAAGCAGATCCTAAACCTGCAGACACAAGTTCTCAGAAGTCTCAGCCcgacatgaaaacagaaacagctgcTGAAGCGTCATCATTGGTACCAGAACCAGAGTCTGCAGCCCCGGACTCTGCAGCCCCAGAGTCCACAGAACTGTCTGCAGCTTCTGGTCTGGGGACCACGATGGAGGCTTCACAACCCCCAAGCTCAACTGAAGAGGTGGAGAAAAGTACGATGGGAAAAG AAGATCCTGCGTCTGCCGTGAAGAACCAAATGGATCCAAAATCAGCCGAGGAGGCAACTGTTGTCGACAAAGTTTCAGCTGAGCCGACAGCTGGAGCAGTGATCAAACTACAACCGGCAGCACCGAATGAACCCGTCACTGGTGAAGATGTCGCAGCAGAACCAACTTCCACTGCTGCAGGTGACGTAGCTGTGGAGGAGGACGATGAGGAAGTGGGAACTGAGATCGTCCCGGACTCCACTGTTGGGCCGCAGACAAATGAAGATGTGGAGAAAGTCgtagagaaggaggaggtgtcAACAACAACCATGGATGCTCCTGCTGATGGAAACAGCGTCCCAGCTGATTCCAACACCAGCGCGGTCGCCTCTAAAGAAACCAGCACAGATCTTCCTCGGATTACCCAGGACGTATTCAGGGCCATCAAAGCAGCGGTTCGCCGGCACAGACTTACCCAAGAGATGCAGACGCAGAGCGAAGAGAACGAG AGCTCCAGCAACAGTAACATTAGTTCTTTAAGCGTCAAGGATGAAGCCACACACCAAGAAAAG GGTCAGGATGATTTACACACCTCAGGCTCCTTCACTTTTGATGAGCCAAATTTCAACACCAGGGACTTTGTCACTGTTGATGAAATTGCTGATGATGTGGAAGAAATGAGCCCTGACCCCCGTAGCTCCTCGTCTTCCAAGCAGTCCTCCACAGCGATACAAGAAACACAAAGCTCAGACACTTCATCGGCTCCAAAACAAACCTCAACAAGATCCTTGAAAGACTCTAAGAGCTCCGCTTCCTCCTCATCCAAGTCAACCAAAGACTTCATGAAGAGAAGCTCGTCTGCTATGTCGACCTCTGTGTCCCCAAAAACGATGGACTCATCCAAGCCCAGCAAATCCCcagcctcatcctctccgtcttttctgtctcttgaaACCTCTCCCTCCGCTTGTCACAAAGCACAACAGAGCAAGTCAAAATCCTCAAGTTGTGACGTCCGACCGTCCTCAGCTGCACGTGAAATGGTAAAGATGTTATCAGCAGCAGTGTCTGTAGAGCGTCTCCCCGGgtcacagagagaagcagcaaaaGAGAGTGCAGTGGCAAAGACTGACCACAAAGTGTCAGCAGAGGGCATTGCTGCAAAAACTGTTGAGTCAgagacaaaaatagaaaaatcatCAGAGATGCATCCACCTGCACAGGGACAGAGATCAGGGTTGAGCCAAGACCAGAATCTGGAGACTGATTTAAAGGACACCTCACTCAAAGacctggagaaagagaaaaagaaagaagaggaggaggaggatgattgTGAAACTTACGAAATCCTTGATTCTTTCGATCACCAAACAAATGAATACATAGATGATTGGGATCAAGTAGGCAGCTCTGACACCAAGCCACCCGAACCTGAGAACGGACAGAGTTTGCAGGAGGAAAACTTTCAGGTCCTTGACAGTGTCAACGATGACGACGAAGCTCGTTCTGAGAGGAGCTGTGAGAAAGAGCTGGACACTTCTTTTCAAGTGGTAGACAGTGGTACTGAAGACAAAAGAGCAACACCTGAAGAGGAGAGTTACCTGGTGGCCGATGGCAGATCCACAGCAAAGCAGTTGTCTCAGGAAGGAATTCAAGTGGGCAACACATCTGATGACAAGCCGGCAATAGAAGACTCAACAATTAAACATAATGAAGATAGTGTCCAAGTGTTAGATACAGGTGTCAAACAAGCTGcaagagatgaagaagatgcGAAGAGAACACAAAATGAAGAAGGGGAGGTCTTAGCTGTAATGACATCAGCAGAATCCTGCAAACCCTCCAAACAAGTCGAAAAACCTGATGATCAAATCCCAAAAGATGAAGACCAGCCTCTTAAAGTCTGTGACAACAAAGACAGTGAAGTTACTGAAGAAACCTTTCAGATATTGGATTCAACTGACGATCAGACGGCGATGGACCATGACGGCCAAAACATTGAAGCATTGACTGATCAGATGtccaaagaagaagaggaagatgccAATAAGGTCGTGGATTCTGTTGAAGATCAGCCAACAACTACACAGTCTGAcaacaaggaaaagaaaactgcaaaacctGATGCGACTTCTAGAAGAGATGATAGATCATCCAAGAGGAGTGGCCTGAGGACCAGAGCATCCAGAAGTGAAGAGAAAGTCAAATCACCAGAGAAACAGGACAGGATGgttaaaaaatctgaaacacCTCGAGACACCACAGCAAAACGTCCTCAGAAAGACCAAGACGCTGAAGAGGAGAAGGTGTATGAGATAGTCGATTCCATTGAAGAAGAACTGGGTCAAGATGCAGCTGCCACAGAAAGGACAGATAGAAGAAGGAgtggaagaggaaagaaagaggacaaaatGACTCTGAATCTCACTGAAGCATCTGaaaaagaagatgaggaggcTTCGTATGAAATTTTAGACTCTGTGGAGGACGAGACTGAAGAACCGGTCGTTATGACGAGATCGACCAGAGGAAGAAGGGAAAGGACGACTAAGAAAGACCAAACAAGAAAAGAGGACACACCGACAAGAAGGAGGCGCACTCCTGCCAGAGAATCACAGGAAAAAACAACGAAGACAGAGAAGAACGCTTCTCCAAAAGAGAGCTCACCAACACAGAAGAGTGACATCCCTGCAAGAGAGGAAATAGATGAGGATGCAACCTATGAAATATTAGACTCTGTGGAGGACGAGGTTCTGAAGGATGACCCGCCCACtacaggaggaaaaggaaagaggggAAGACCAAAGAAAGCAGTTAAATCAACTAGAAAAGACATCGTAACACTGAAGGGGGACAAAGATGCATCTGAAAAAGAGGCTGATGAAGAAAAGGTGTCATATCAGATTCTTGATGCTGTGGAGGATGAGATGGTCGACGATGGCCCTCCTCCAGAAGAGTTGAAAAgtgggagaaagaagaaaacatcaaaaAATGATGAGAAGCAAAGAGAAGCATCTCTCCGAGGATTATCCAAAAACGAGGAAGAGGAGCCTGTGTATCAGATTGTAGATTCTGTGGAAGATGATCAAGTTCAGGAAGAGATGACCACAGAGGTGTCCGAGGGAGGGACGAAGGAAACGAGTAAGACAAAAGATGAAACTCGTCcaaaagaggaggaagcagctgttACAGAAACACCAACGTTTAGGATCATTGTGGAAGCCTCCGAAAACGTGGTCACCAAGGATTTAGATCATGATCCATCTGCTGGTCCGGAAAACAGGGAAAGATCATCCAAAGCATCCATCAAGAAAGAAGGTGCATCGACAACAAAGTCTCAGAGTGATCCCACAACACCAGAAGTGGAGAAGAACCAAAAACCATCCGGGGAAAGTGACGCAACAGCTCCGATGAGTTCTCTGGTGAACCTGGATGAAGtgagtgatgaggaggaggattacCCTGAAGACATAGCTGAGGAGGAAGAACTGAGGGAGAGGAAAGCTGCTGCTAAAGAAAAGGAACTCACCAGGGAGCGAAGGAGCCGGAGCAGCAGTGGGGGACACAGGGGGAAGACAATGGAAAGGGGaagggaaaaggaggaagaggtaGACACCAAGGAACTGGTGACTCTGGATGAAGTGGGAGCAGACGAGCCTGGAGAGGAAATGGCGTTAAATGGGTCTGATGTTGAGATCACAGCTGAAGAAATGCAGGGGCTCGTCACTCTGGATGAAATCgtagaagaggatgaggaggaggagggaaaaggTGGACAAGGAGTGATTGAGCCCCGCCCACCCAGCAAGGATGACGAATCACTGGACTCCTTAAACCCAGAG AATTTGCTGACTTTAGATGAAGCAGGcgaggatgaggaagagaaggtggatgaagcagagaaaacaacatCTGCTAAACGCAAATACGATGACgacacag AGGAGAATGTGAACTTTGTGACAGTGGATGAAGTGGGAGAGgttgaggaggaagaagaagataaagCTCCTAGGACAAGAGGCCGAGCCAAGAAGAGAACCAGAAAGACGCCAg TGAGAAAATCTACTAGAGGGAGGAAAGTTGGTGcagaagatgagagagaaaaacaggaatcAGGCTCTGAAGCTCCACCTCCAACTTCCCTTGATGCCTCAGAGGTAGAAGGAGCGAACCTTCCGGATATCGCTGCTGTTTCTGCTgtgcaggagctgcagcctgagagtctgggaggaggggaggaggaggaagacggagGGAGCAGTGCGGACGTTAAAG TTGTGAGTAAAAGGAAGAACGAGATTGTCGGACCTGAGGCAAAGAGATCTCGCTCTCAGTCTCCTTCTGTTCCTGCCGACTTCAAGCTGCCGCCATTTAGAGCCAACCAGCCCCTGG GTCAGGAGTTTGTCGTCCCTAAATCAGGATACTTCTGTAACGTCTGCCGTGTTTTCTACCTGAACGAGAGCAGAGCCAAGGACGTTCACTGCAGCAGCCAGACGCACTACAACAACCTGCag gcACACTACCAGAAGCTTCAACAGAAACTATCAAGAAGTTCAACTCCCAACTCTCAAGGCTTCATTTCTGATTGA